The proteins below are encoded in one region of Toxoplasma gondii ME49 chromosome IV, whole genome shotgun sequence:
- a CDS encoding hypothetical protein (encoded by transcript TGME49_210970), with protein MYTALRPLAPRLAAVATSRGERDDRKSFFLCISARPPGQRPRLFVGEVTLPEKRRHTGKTPQFSGGVEGRKRCARHAFSADPPLSVSLALLSSLVCFQIASLLRRTRCRSQRRRKREASSRTGEKSTERLLNLRTAAGESRATERQKDAEGTARLLKVSGENREKCMHNWREEVEQEAMEETTESDCVLEERDVWTMAL; from the coding sequence ATGTACACTGCGCTACGACCGCTCGCCCCGCGACTGGCAGCTGTGGCGACTTcgcggggagagagagacgacagaaaaagcttctttctctgtatAAGCGCGCGGCCGCCAGGACAGCGGCCGAGGCTGTTCGTCGGCGAGGTGACTCTGCCGGAAAAACGTCGGCACACAGGCAAAACTCCGCAGTTTAGTGGAGGAGtggagggaagaaaacggtGTGCTCGTCACGCGTTCTCTGCCGACCCCCCTCTCTCGGTTTCGctggcgcttctctcgtcccTCGTCTGTTTCCAAATTGCCTCACTCTTGCGCAGGACGCGTTGTCGATCgcagcggagaaggaagcgcgagGCTTCCTCGAGAACCGGAGAAAAATCGACAGAGAGGCTCTTAAACCTCCGAACAGCAGCGGGAGAATCGCGCGCgaccgagagacagaaggacgcAGAGGGGACCGCGAGGCTGCTCAAAGTCTCAGGAGAAAACCGCGAAAAGTGTATGCacaactggagagaagaggtaGAGCAAGAAGCGATGGAAGAAACGACTGAATCTGACTGCGttctggaagagagagacgtgtGGACGATGGCCCTCtaa
- a CDS encoding alternative splicing type 3 and, putative (encoded by transcript TGME49_210980), which translates to MDEMRAMLDSLMGRNRNECGRNKRGDSSFKDDEICKFFLLDYCPHELFPNTRSDLGPCPKEHRPDLKEAFEKDENHEYYKALYEQEFMKFLKRLVDQMESRIKKVQQRIDANNTVTELDKDTAEKVNAVNAQISELLKKQDEAGAKGEIDVAEKLNEEVALLQREVQRLKNPHADIATIRESQLRVCAVCGALQSAGDALCRYESHASGKQHRGFEKIRSSLAKLVETEREREAVLGRGVNGARRREASHPRASERVRGDSGLRGRSPQNRDRGGSRDAGRRAEHAYRSRGGRFEEEEEERRRRERTAGGDRGSRYREDSYGRFSSAYRRDGRGYESRRGGDETLSSRARYGERDREGEREGRFRSRDYPEGGRQRGYDSHRSREGRYSRDCRDRGEEDFRRDSERMRERHRRYRDDRDERDEDRGDRGDRGGEREEIGDREDREERERQRSRYSRRSRSGDRAEEEGEAKGGRETKRRRYEEERGDEQRRDGDYAYHGDDKPTKDPCRGDEGAKAKSHLVEAPREGDSRAHGGDGCEKDEKNGYRNTEAANAE; encoded by the exons ATGGATGAAATGCGAG CTATGCTCGACTCTCTCATGGGCCGCAACCGCAACGAATGCGGCCGGAacaagagaggcgacagctCCTTCAAAGATGACGAA ATCTGCAAATTCTTCTTGCTCGACTACTGCCCCCACGAGTTGTTTCCAAACACTCGCAGCGACTTGGGGCC ATGCCCGAAAGAACATCGTCCAGACTTAAAGGAAGCCTTCGAGAAAGATGAGAACCACGAGTACTACAAAGCCCTGTACGAACAGGAGTTCATGA AGTTCTTGAAGCGCTTAGTCGATCAAATGGAGAGCCGCATAAAGAAAGTTCAGCAGCGCATCGACGCTAACAACACGGTCACCGAACTCGACAAAGACACAGCAGAAAA AGTCAACGCTGTGAACGCACAGATCTCCGAGTTGTTGAAGAAGCAAGACGAAGCTGGCGCGAAG GGGGAGATCGATGTAGCGGAGAAACTAAATGAAGAAGTAGCTCTGCTGCAGCGAGAAGTTCAGCGACTGAAAAATCCTCATGCAGACATCGCAACCATCCGCGAAAGCCAACTTCGA GTCTGCGCGGTCTGCGGGGCTCTGCAGAGCGCGGGAGACGCGCTGTGTCGCTACGAAAGTCACGCAAGTGGAAAGCAGCATCGAGGCTTCGAAAAGATTCGTTCCTCGCTGGCGAAACTGGTGGAGACCGAGCGCGAGCGCGAGGCAGTCCTGGGTCGAGGAGTGAATGGagcgcgacgcagagaagccTCCCACCCGAGAGCGTcggagagagtcagaggcgacagcggcCTCCGCGGGCGCTCCCCGCAGAATCGAGACCGAGGCGGATCGCGAGACGCAGGTCGGCGGGCGGAGCACGCGTATCGAAGTCGCGGAGGGCGTttcgaggaggaagaagaggagaggagaaggcgcgagcGAACCGCGGGAGGCGACAGGGGCAGCCGATACCGCGAGGACAGCTACGGTCGGTTCTCTTCGGCTTACAGACGAGACGGTCGAGGGTACGAGAGCCGCCGCGGAGGGGACGAGACGCTGAGCAGCAGAGCGCGgtacggagagagagaccgagagggagagagagaagggaggttCCGGTCGAGAGACTATCCGGAGGGAGGGCGACAGCGAGGCTACGACTCGCACAGGAGCAGAGAAGGTCGATACTCGAGAGActgtcgagacagaggcgaggaagacttCCGGCGAGACTCTGAACGgatgcgagagagacacaggcgatACAGGGATGACCGAGATGAGAGGGACgaggacagaggagacaggggagacagaggtggcgagagagaggagataGGAGATCGAGAAgatcgagaggagagagagagacagagaagcagatacTCGCGGAGAAGTCGCAGTGGGGACCGTGCGGAGGAAGAGGGTGAGGCGAAgggaggaagggagacaaagaggagacgatacgaagaggagagaggggacgaacagagaagagacggagactaCGCTTACCACGGAGACGACAAACCGACGAAAGACCcatgcagaggagacgaaggcgcgaaggcgaagtCCCATCTCGTCGAGGCAcctcgagaaggcgacagccgAGCGCACGGAGGAGACGGTTgtgagaaagacgagaaaaacggatataggaacacagaggcagcgaaCGCAGAGTAA
- a CDS encoding hypothetical protein (encoded by transcript TGME49_210975), translating into MVLASLCASSCSRSCLVRPVVIARVLPLVLREPRGKQARQAERVKRWRDARYFCTWGVCPLECVYPTERAGRRRRLGEDGELRKSRKNEKLGDKAPPDVENTHGEQLTGTACVHDCRKASAGSRRQTVLPLASLLQTVVLDSECGRKRRRNRACRSLHVVPQLSPFRELAEAKEDRRRPALCRGRPSSRTAGVKKQTARKTSKSFLKSGGARSAGAENEPREEKARRDGGIPVCGLRLFAQLCVFRQFLGAFSASPTLRLPRQELPRRKKKRQRRRWCARVDEKSRVYRAVEMEVEAAKSGLFPRRKTENL; encoded by the coding sequence ATGGTCCTCGCCTCGCTTTGcgcttcctcttgctctcgcTCGTGTCTTGTGCGTCCTGTTGTTATCGCTcgtgttcttcctctcgttctccgcGAGCCGCGTGGAAAACAGGCGAGGCAAGCTGAGAGAGTGAAACGCTGGCGAGACGCCCGATACTTCTGTACGTGGGGTGTATGTCCACTGGAGTGTGTGTACCCCACAGAAAGGgcagggaggaggaggcgactcggggaagacggagagttgcgcaagtcgaggaaaaacgaaaagttGGGAGACAAGGCTCCACCAGACGTTGAAAATACTCACGGAGAACAGCTGACCGGAACAGCGTGCGTACACGACTGCAGAAAGGCGAGTGCAGGGTCGCGGAGACAAACGGTCCTGCCCTTGGCTTCCCTCCTGCAGACAGTCGTGCTCGACTCGGAGTgtggaagaaagcgacgacgaaatcgcgcatgcagatcttTGCACGTAGTGCCCCAGCTGTCACCCTTCCGTGAACTGGCCGAGGCAAAGGAAGATCGCCGGCGACCTGCTCTCTGCCGTGGaaggccttcttctcggacTGCAGGCGTCAAAAAGCAAACCGCTCGAAAGACAAGCAAGTCGTTTCTGAAGAGTGGAGGAGCACGCAGTGCAGGGGCGGAGAACgaaccgagagaagagaaggcgcgcagagacggaggaatCCCAGTCTGCGGTCTGCGTCTTTTCGCGCAACTCTGCGTCTTCAGGCAATTTCTGGGTGCCTTCTCGGCCTCCCCAACTCTGCGCTTGCCAAGGCAAGAACTGccgcggagaaaaaaaaagagacaacggagacgaTGGTGCGCGCGAGTCGACGAAAAATCACGAGTGTACAGAGCCGTCGAGATGGAGGTGGAAGCGGCGAAATCCGGACTCTTTCcacgaaggaaaacggagaatcTGTGA